A genome region from Hevea brasiliensis isolate MT/VB/25A 57/8 chromosome 7, ASM3005281v1, whole genome shotgun sequence includes the following:
- the LOC110638162 gene encoding sphingosine-1-phosphate lyase isoform X1: MDMVMASLHSLLSEFRVSANSFLSEYEPLVLLLTPFFTLLLARILRSFLRVVYENGLRATILGFFMTSIKMVPWVKSYIDAEKQKVVDKLQSGGKSKRESWRTELPREGLGTGVIEKMKEEKMNDVVWRGKCSGTVYIGGTESEGHFSVLNEACSMFSHTNPLHFDIFQSVARFEAEVVAMTASILGSKKKASGGEICGNMTSGGTESILLAVKSSRDYMKAKKGITRPEMIIPESAHSAYDKAAQYFNIKLWRVPVNEKFQANVKAIRRHINRNTILIVGSAPGFPHGIIDPIEELGELAFQYGICLHVDLCLGGFVLPFARQLGYPIPPFDFSVKGVTSISVDVHKYGLAPKGTSVVLYRNHDIRKHQFVAVTEWSGGLYVSPTIAGSRPGGLIAGAWAAMMSLGQEGFLKNAKAIMEASKKLEKGIKEIPELFIIGKPDMTIVAFGSNVLDIFEVNDIMSSKGWHLNALQRPNSLHICVTLQHVSVIEDFLQDLRESVQTVKENPGPISGGLAPIYGAAGRIPDRVMVQELLVNYMDSTC; encoded by the exons ATGGACATGGTTATGGCTTCTCTCCACTCATTACTATCTGAATTTAGAGTTTCTGCTAATTCCTTCTTATCGGAATACGAACCTCTTGTTTTGCTTCTTACTCCTTTCTTTACTCTCCTCCTTGCGAGGATTCTCCGCTCCTTTCTTCGTGTTGTTTATGAAAATGGTCTCAGAGCCACCATTTTAGGGTTTTTTATGACCTCCATCaa GATGGTGCCTTGGGTGAAGAGTTACATCGATGCGGAGAAGCAGAAG GTTGTTGATAAGTTGCAGTCTGGTGGTAAATCTAAGCGAGAAAGCTGGAGGACTGAGTTGCCAAGAGAAGGCTTAGGAACTGGAGTAATTGAGAAAATGAAGGAAGAGAAAATGAATGATGTAGTTTGGCGAGGAAAATGCTCTGGTACAGT TTACATTGGAGGAACTGAATCTGAAGGACATTTTTCTGTGCTAAATGAGGCATGTTCAAT GTTTTCACATACCAATCCATTGCATTTCGATATATTCCAGAGTGTTGCACGATTTGAAGCTGAAGTTGTTGCAATGACAGCTTCAATACTTGGCAGTAAAAAAAAGGCTTCTGGAGGAGAAATATGTGGAAACATGACATCCGGAGGAACTGAAAGTATATTATTGGCTGTCAAATCATCTCGTGACTATATGAAGGCAAAGAAGGGAATTACAAGGCCTGAAAT GATCATACCTGAATCTGCACACTCAGCATATGACAAGGCAGCACAATACTTTAACATAAAGTTGTGGCGTGTTCCAGTGAATGAGAAATTTCAAGCAAATGTCAAAGCAATAAGACGACACATTAACAGAAACACCATTTTG ATTGTTGGATCTGCACCAGGTTTTCCTCATGGCATCATTGATCCTATCGAG GAGCTTGGGGAATTGGCCTTCCAATATGGGATATGTCTCCATGTTGACCTCTGTCTTGGTGGTTTTGTGTTACCTTTTGCTCGTCAGCTTGG GTACCCAATACCACCTTTTGATTTTTCTGTTAAAGGAGTAACCTCAATATCAGTGGATGTGCATAAATATGGTCTTGCTCCTAAAGGAACAAGTGTAGTTCTATACAGAAATCATGATATTAGAAAG CATCAATTTGTTGCCG TCACCGAGTGGTCAGGTGGGCTATATGTGTCTCCTACCATTGCTGGTAGCAGGCCTGGGGGTTTGATAGCTGGGGCTTGGGCAGCAATGATGTCACTAGGACAAGAAG GGTTCTTGAAGAACGCAAAGGCAATAATGGAAGCATCCAAAAAATTAGAGAAAGG TATAAAGGAGATACCTGAGTTATTTATCATTGGGAAGCCAGATATGACAATCGTGGCATTTGGATCAAATGTTCTAGACATATTTGAAGTCAATGATATAATGTCATCAAAAGGCTGGCACTTAAATGCATTGCAGAGACCTAACAG CCTTCATATATGTGTTACCCTTCAACATGTATCGGTTATTGAGGACTTTCTTCAGGATTTGAGGGAATCTGTGCAAACT GTGAAAGAAAATCCAGGTCCCATAAGTGGAGGCCTAGCTCCAATTTATGGTGCAGCGGGGAGGATACCAGATAGAGTTATGGTTCAGGAGTTGTTAGTGAATTATATGGACAGTACATGCTAG
- the LOC110638162 gene encoding sphingosine-1-phosphate lyase isoform X2 has protein sequence MVPWVKSYIDAEKQKVVDKLQSGGKSKRESWRTELPREGLGTGVIEKMKEEKMNDVVWRGKCSGTVYIGGTESEGHFSVLNEACSMFSHTNPLHFDIFQSVARFEAEVVAMTASILGSKKKASGGEICGNMTSGGTESILLAVKSSRDYMKAKKGITRPEMIIPESAHSAYDKAAQYFNIKLWRVPVNEKFQANVKAIRRHINRNTILIVGSAPGFPHGIIDPIEELGELAFQYGICLHVDLCLGGFVLPFARQLGYPIPPFDFSVKGVTSISVDVHKYGLAPKGTSVVLYRNHDIRKHQFVAVTEWSGGLYVSPTIAGSRPGGLIAGAWAAMMSLGQEGFLKNAKAIMEASKKLEKGIKEIPELFIIGKPDMTIVAFGSNVLDIFEVNDIMSSKGWHLNALQRPNSLHICVTLQHVSVIEDFLQDLRESVQTVKENPGPISGGLAPIYGAAGRIPDRVMVQELLVNYMDSTC, from the exons ATGGTGCCTTGGGTGAAGAGTTACATCGATGCGGAGAAGCAGAAG GTTGTTGATAAGTTGCAGTCTGGTGGTAAATCTAAGCGAGAAAGCTGGAGGACTGAGTTGCCAAGAGAAGGCTTAGGAACTGGAGTAATTGAGAAAATGAAGGAAGAGAAAATGAATGATGTAGTTTGGCGAGGAAAATGCTCTGGTACAGT TTACATTGGAGGAACTGAATCTGAAGGACATTTTTCTGTGCTAAATGAGGCATGTTCAAT GTTTTCACATACCAATCCATTGCATTTCGATATATTCCAGAGTGTTGCACGATTTGAAGCTGAAGTTGTTGCAATGACAGCTTCAATACTTGGCAGTAAAAAAAAGGCTTCTGGAGGAGAAATATGTGGAAACATGACATCCGGAGGAACTGAAAGTATATTATTGGCTGTCAAATCATCTCGTGACTATATGAAGGCAAAGAAGGGAATTACAAGGCCTGAAAT GATCATACCTGAATCTGCACACTCAGCATATGACAAGGCAGCACAATACTTTAACATAAAGTTGTGGCGTGTTCCAGTGAATGAGAAATTTCAAGCAAATGTCAAAGCAATAAGACGACACATTAACAGAAACACCATTTTG ATTGTTGGATCTGCACCAGGTTTTCCTCATGGCATCATTGATCCTATCGAG GAGCTTGGGGAATTGGCCTTCCAATATGGGATATGTCTCCATGTTGACCTCTGTCTTGGTGGTTTTGTGTTACCTTTTGCTCGTCAGCTTGG GTACCCAATACCACCTTTTGATTTTTCTGTTAAAGGAGTAACCTCAATATCAGTGGATGTGCATAAATATGGTCTTGCTCCTAAAGGAACAAGTGTAGTTCTATACAGAAATCATGATATTAGAAAG CATCAATTTGTTGCCG TCACCGAGTGGTCAGGTGGGCTATATGTGTCTCCTACCATTGCTGGTAGCAGGCCTGGGGGTTTGATAGCTGGGGCTTGGGCAGCAATGATGTCACTAGGACAAGAAG GGTTCTTGAAGAACGCAAAGGCAATAATGGAAGCATCCAAAAAATTAGAGAAAGG TATAAAGGAGATACCTGAGTTATTTATCATTGGGAAGCCAGATATGACAATCGTGGCATTTGGATCAAATGTTCTAGACATATTTGAAGTCAATGATATAATGTCATCAAAAGGCTGGCACTTAAATGCATTGCAGAGACCTAACAG CCTTCATATATGTGTTACCCTTCAACATGTATCGGTTATTGAGGACTTTCTTCAGGATTTGAGGGAATCTGTGCAAACT GTGAAAGAAAATCCAGGTCCCATAAGTGGAGGCCTAGCTCCAATTTATGGTGCAGCGGGGAGGATACCAGATAGAGTTATGGTTCAGGAGTTGTTAGTGAATTATATGGACAGTACATGCTAG
- the LOC110638162 gene encoding sphingosine-1-phosphate lyase isoform X3 → MLCYIGGTESEGHFSVLNEACSMFSHTNPLHFDIFQSVARFEAEVVAMTASILGSKKKASGGEICGNMTSGGTESILLAVKSSRDYMKAKKGITRPEMIIPESAHSAYDKAAQYFNIKLWRVPVNEKFQANVKAIRRHINRNTILIVGSAPGFPHGIIDPIEELGELAFQYGICLHVDLCLGGFVLPFARQLGYPIPPFDFSVKGVTSISVDVHKYGLAPKGTSVVLYRNHDIRKHQFVAVTEWSGGLYVSPTIAGSRPGGLIAGAWAAMMSLGQEGFLKNAKAIMEASKKLEKGIKEIPELFIIGKPDMTIVAFGSNVLDIFEVNDIMSSKGWHLNALQRPNSLHICVTLQHVSVIEDFLQDLRESVQTVKENPGPISGGLAPIYGAAGRIPDRVMVQELLVNYMDSTC, encoded by the exons ATGCTCTG TTACATTGGAGGAACTGAATCTGAAGGACATTTTTCTGTGCTAAATGAGGCATGTTCAAT GTTTTCACATACCAATCCATTGCATTTCGATATATTCCAGAGTGTTGCACGATTTGAAGCTGAAGTTGTTGCAATGACAGCTTCAATACTTGGCAGTAAAAAAAAGGCTTCTGGAGGAGAAATATGTGGAAACATGACATCCGGAGGAACTGAAAGTATATTATTGGCTGTCAAATCATCTCGTGACTATATGAAGGCAAAGAAGGGAATTACAAGGCCTGAAAT GATCATACCTGAATCTGCACACTCAGCATATGACAAGGCAGCACAATACTTTAACATAAAGTTGTGGCGTGTTCCAGTGAATGAGAAATTTCAAGCAAATGTCAAAGCAATAAGACGACACATTAACAGAAACACCATTTTG ATTGTTGGATCTGCACCAGGTTTTCCTCATGGCATCATTGATCCTATCGAG GAGCTTGGGGAATTGGCCTTCCAATATGGGATATGTCTCCATGTTGACCTCTGTCTTGGTGGTTTTGTGTTACCTTTTGCTCGTCAGCTTGG GTACCCAATACCACCTTTTGATTTTTCTGTTAAAGGAGTAACCTCAATATCAGTGGATGTGCATAAATATGGTCTTGCTCCTAAAGGAACAAGTGTAGTTCTATACAGAAATCATGATATTAGAAAG CATCAATTTGTTGCCG TCACCGAGTGGTCAGGTGGGCTATATGTGTCTCCTACCATTGCTGGTAGCAGGCCTGGGGGTTTGATAGCTGGGGCTTGGGCAGCAATGATGTCACTAGGACAAGAAG GGTTCTTGAAGAACGCAAAGGCAATAATGGAAGCATCCAAAAAATTAGAGAAAGG TATAAAGGAGATACCTGAGTTATTTATCATTGGGAAGCCAGATATGACAATCGTGGCATTTGGATCAAATGTTCTAGACATATTTGAAGTCAATGATATAATGTCATCAAAAGGCTGGCACTTAAATGCATTGCAGAGACCTAACAG CCTTCATATATGTGTTACCCTTCAACATGTATCGGTTATTGAGGACTTTCTTCAGGATTTGAGGGAATCTGTGCAAACT GTGAAAGAAAATCCAGGTCCCATAAGTGGAGGCCTAGCTCCAATTTATGGTGCAGCGGGGAGGATACCAGATAGAGTTATGGTTCAGGAGTTGTTAGTGAATTATATGGACAGTACATGCTAG
- the LOC131181455 gene encoding probable WRKY transcription factor 75 codes for MENFASFFPLSSSAAAETTMSLNVGSSQGFTDYFQVNKENGFLGLIQEMEDHQHHHHHHVMGGFNGNNSNNYINLSSQNKSFGGSENEEKLLGKKKGSEKKIRKPRYAFQTRSRVDILDDGYRWRKYGQKAVKNNKFPRSYYRCTHQGCNVKKQVQRLTRDEGIVVTTYEGMHSHPIEKSTDNFEHILSQMQIYALPFN; via the exons ATGGAGAATTTTGCATCATTTTTTCCGCTTTCATCTTCAGCAGCAGCAGAAACAACCATGTCATTGAACGTGGGTAGTTCTCAAGGTTTTACAGACTACTTCCAAGTTAACAAGGAAAATGGGTTCTTGGGCTTGATCCAGGAGATGGAGGATCAtcaacatcatcatcatcatcatgtgATGGGTGGTTTCAATGGTAACAATAGCAACAATTATATCAACTTGTCTTCTCAGAATAAAAGCTTTGGTGGGTCTGAAAATGAAGAGAAattattggggaagaagaagggatCGGAGAAGAAAATAAGAAAGCCTAGATATGCCTTTCAAACAAGGAGCAGAGTTGATATTCTTGATGATGGGTACAGATGGAGAAAGTATGGCCAGAAGGCTGTCAAGAACAATAAGTTTCCAAG AAGCTATTACCGGTGTACTCATCAAGGGTGCAATGTCAAAAAGCAAGTTCAAAGATTGACAAGAGATGAAGGAATTGTTGTCACAACCTATGAAGGAATGCATTCTCATCCAATTGAAAAATCTACTGATAACTTTGAGCACATCTTGAGCCAAATGCAAATCTATGCACTTCCTTTTAATTAG
- the LOC131181615 gene encoding uncharacterized protein LOC131181615, producing the protein MALPLGKLTILVGAGIIGSVLAKEGRLSNVSDLVSGAFKIAFKQIRQDDSTSSIGKPHNDSLMAQVNSLRQELQMLASNRSVTIVTASGTGAGASKYGIIVVVGVFGYGYVWWKGWKLPDMMFATRRGLSDACTSIAQQLENVYASIRVRVE; encoded by the exons ATGGCTCTCCCCCTCGGCAAGTTAACCATCCTTGTTGGTGCAG GTATTATTGGCTCAGTTCTTGCAAAAGAGGGGCGCTTGTCAAATGTGTCTGATTTGGTTTCAGGTGCATTCAAG ATTGCTTTTAAGCAAATTAGACAAGATGATTCTACCTCATCAATTGGCAAGCCACATAATGATTCTTTGATGGCTCAG GTTAACAGTCTTCGGCAGGAGCTGCAAATGTTAGCATCAAACAGATCAGTTACAATTGTAACTGCAAGCGGGACAG GTGCAGGTGCAAGTAAATATGGTATAATTGTTGTCGTGGGTGTATTTGGATATGGCTATGTTTGGTGGAAG GGCTGGAAACTTCCAGACATGATGTTTGCAACAAGACGAGGTTTATCCGATGCTTGCACTTCTATagcccaacaacttgaaaatgtTTATGCATCAATCAGAGTAAGGGTCGAATGA
- the LOC110638129 gene encoding probable WRKY transcription factor 75 translates to MENFASFFPLSSSAAAETTMSLNVGSSQGFTDYFQVNKENGFLGLIQEMEDHQHHHHHHVMGGFNGNNSNNYINLSSQNKSFGGSENEEKLLGKKKGSEKKIRKPRYAFQTRSRVDILDDGYRWRKYGQKAVKNNKFPRSYYRCTHQGCNVKKQVQRLTRDEGIVVTTYEGMHSHPIEKSTDNFEHILSQMQIYALPFN, encoded by the exons ATGGAGAATTTTGCATCATTTTTTCCGCTTTCATCTTCAGCAGCAGCAGAAACAACCATGTCATTGAACGTGGGTAGTTCTCAAGGTTTTACAGACTACTTCCAAGTTAACAAGGAAAATGGGTTCTTGGGCTTGATCCAGGAGATGGAAGATCAtcaacatcatcatcatcatcatgtgATGGGTGGTTTCAATGGTAACAATAGCAACAATTATATCAACTTGTCTTCTCAGAATAAAAGCTTTGGTGGGTCTGAAAATGAAGAGAAattattggggaagaagaagggatCGGAGAAGAAAATAAGAAAGCCTAGATATGCCTTTCAAACAAGGAGCAGAGTTGATATTCTTGATGATGGGTACAGATGGAGAAAGTATGGCCAGAAGGCTGTCAAGAACAATAAGTTTCCAAG AAGCTATTACCGGTGTACTCATCAAGGGTGCAATGTCAAAAAGCAAGTTCAAAGATTGACAAGAGATGAAGGAATTGTTGTCACAACCTATGAAGGAATGCATTCTCATCCAATTGAAAAATCTACTGATAACTTTGAGCACATCTTGAGCCAAATGCAAATCTATGCACTTCCTTTTAATTAG